The following are encoded together in the Bradyrhizobium genosp. L genome:
- a CDS encoding OmpA family protein has protein sequence MRALTRSLCGIGLLGALALSAPAQAQTTAVTRDDVIAKLNHFESDAALDLPALKQQTLERSRSRARNEPPPQQRPPIAPDLNKLPAINADIQFDVDTPIVLPASYETVGRIADALNHSALLPYNFLIVGHVESGGRRDNNVLLSQRRADAIRDILVNTFKIAPKRLQSLGLGEEQLLDRARPNAPVNAQVQILLVSKVADTEPAAHPAPAAAAKKPPAKKRH, from the coding sequence ATGCGCGCGCTGACGAGAAGCCTGTGCGGCATCGGCCTGCTCGGCGCCTTGGCGCTGTCGGCACCGGCGCAAGCGCAGACGACCGCCGTCACGCGCGACGACGTCATCGCCAAGCTCAATCACTTCGAGAGCGACGCCGCGCTCGACCTTCCCGCGCTGAAGCAGCAGACGCTCGAACGCTCCCGCTCGCGGGCGCGCAACGAGCCGCCGCCGCAACAGCGGCCGCCGATCGCGCCCGACCTGAACAAGCTGCCGGCCATCAACGCCGACATCCAGTTCGACGTCGACACCCCGATCGTGCTGCCGGCCTCCTACGAAACCGTGGGACGGATCGCCGACGCGCTGAATCATTCCGCGCTGCTGCCGTACAATTTCCTGATCGTCGGCCATGTCGAATCCGGCGGCCGACGCGACAACAACGTGCTGCTGAGCCAGCGGCGCGCCGATGCGATCCGCGACATCCTGGTCAACACCTTCAAGATCGCCCCCAAGCGCCTGCAGTCGCTGGGCCTCGGCGAAGAGCAACTGCTCGATCGCGCCCGCCCCAACGCGCCGGTCAACGCCCAGGTGCAAATCCTGCTGGTCTCGAAAGTCGCCGACACCGAGCCGGCGGCGCACCCCGCGCCCGCCGCTGCCGCCAAGAAGCCGCCGGCGAAGAAGAGGCACTGA
- a CDS encoding DUF1328 domain-containing protein: MLSWVVTFLVIALIAGILGFGGIAGASIEIAKAIFFIAIILFLVSAVVGLARGRTRV, translated from the coding sequence ATGTTGAGCTGGGTCGTCACGTTTCTGGTCATCGCCCTGATCGCGGGCATTTTGGGCTTCGGCGGCATCGCCGGCGCCTCGATCGAAATCGCCAAGGCGATCTTCTTCATCGCCATCATCCTGTTCCTGGTGTCGGCGGTGGTCGGATTGGCGCGCGGTCGCACACGGGTGTAG
- a CDS encoding purple acid phosphatase family protein produces the protein MTEHHHETINLALSRRKLLAAAGLAGAAAMTSSLVQAADSPAVTAESRSSDPLTTPPVAGLHLQFGADASSEMVVSWHTLQSVQNPKVVLGHLDGRLEQTVEAAPSSYTDAKSGQRVYAYHARLRGLQADTAYLYGAMHDGAEPEFATFRTAPRGRAPLTFTSFGDQGTPTLGKKLVPPAGVTLPNAPFVNDNLGSPAAGDTTLGVERLKPLFHLFNGDLCYANLAEDRVRTWWDFWENNTRSARKRPWMPSPGNHENELGNGPIGYQAYQTFFAVPEAAGQTDVTRGLWYAFTAGSMRVVSIANDDVCYQDGGNSYVRGYSHGAQKAWLEKELAAARDDHGIDWLVVCMHQVAISTADMFNGADLGIREEWVPLFDTYGVDLVVCGHEHHYERSHPIRGRESNATLTPVPAATATNVIDTTKGTVHMVIGGGGTSAPSNQLFFNPPACRVITAVGDPDPKTGKRPPVYVKELAPWSAVRNAAHSYGFAAFTLDPGSTPGGTTSIKVVYYDVVGADGQIAPFESFTLTRPRRD, from the coding sequence ATGACCGAGCATCATCACGAAACGATCAACCTCGCGCTCAGCCGCCGCAAGCTGCTCGCCGCAGCGGGACTGGCCGGCGCGGCCGCCATGACGAGCTCCCTGGTCCAGGCTGCTGATAGTCCTGCCGTCACCGCCGAAAGCCGATCGTCCGATCCGCTGACGACGCCCCCGGTCGCCGGCCTGCACCTGCAATTCGGGGCGGATGCGTCATCGGAGATGGTGGTGTCCTGGCACACGCTGCAATCGGTGCAAAATCCGAAAGTCGTGCTTGGTCATCTCGATGGACGGCTCGAGCAGACGGTCGAGGCTGCGCCTTCGAGCTACACCGATGCGAAGTCCGGTCAGCGCGTCTACGCCTATCACGCCAGGCTGCGCGGGCTGCAGGCCGACACCGCCTATCTTTACGGCGCCATGCATGACGGCGCCGAGCCCGAGTTCGCGACGTTCCGCACCGCCCCGCGCGGCCGCGCGCCGTTGACGTTCACGAGCTTCGGCGATCAGGGCACGCCGACGCTGGGCAAGAAGCTGGTGCCGCCCGCCGGCGTGACGCTGCCGAATGCTCCCTTCGTGAACGACAATCTCGGCTCGCCGGCCGCCGGCGACACCACGCTCGGCGTCGAGCGGCTGAAGCCGTTGTTTCATTTGTTCAACGGCGACCTCTGCTACGCCAATCTCGCCGAGGATCGGGTCCGCACCTGGTGGGATTTCTGGGAGAACAACACCCGCAGCGCCCGCAAGCGACCCTGGATGCCGTCGCCCGGCAACCACGAGAACGAGCTCGGCAATGGGCCGATCGGCTATCAGGCCTATCAGACCTTCTTCGCGGTGCCGGAGGCCGCCGGCCAGACCGACGTCACGCGTGGGCTCTGGTACGCCTTCACCGCCGGCTCGATGCGCGTCGTCAGCATCGCCAATGACGACGTCTGCTATCAGGACGGCGGCAATTCCTACGTCCGCGGCTATTCGCACGGCGCCCAGAAGGCGTGGCTGGAAAAGGAATTGGCCGCAGCGCGCGACGACCACGGCATCGACTGGCTCGTCGTGTGCATGCACCAGGTCGCGATCTCGACCGCCGACATGTTCAATGGCGCGGACCTCGGTATCCGCGAGGAGTGGGTGCCGCTGTTCGACACATACGGCGTCGACCTCGTGGTGTGCGGTCATGAGCACCATTACGAGCGCTCGCACCCGATCCGTGGCCGTGAATCGAACGCGACGCTGACGCCGGTGCCGGCCGCGACCGCAACCAATGTGATCGACACGACCAAGGGAACGGTGCACATGGTGATCGGCGGCGGCGGCACATCGGCGCCGTCGAACCAGCTGTTCTTCAACCCACCGGCATGCCGGGTGATCACCGCCGTCGGCGACCCCGACCCGAAGACCGGCAAGCGTCCGCCGGTTTATGTCAAGGAGCTGGCGCCGTGGTCGGCGGTGCGCAATGCCGCGCATTCCTACGGCTTTGCCGCATTCACGCTGGACCCGGGCTCGACGCCTGGCGGGACCACCTCGATCAAGGTGGTTTATTACGACGTGGTGGGAGCGGATGGTCAGATCGCGCCGTTCGAAAGCTTCACGCTGACCCGTCCTCGCCGCGATTAG
- a CDS encoding ATP-dependent helicase: protein MTEANKLPHHGVPEHQPLAGGIAARARAAAGGPNYLNGLNPEQRDAVETLDGPVLVLAGAGTGKTRVLTTRIAHILSQGRARPQEILSVTFTNKAAREMKLRLGQMLGQAVEGMPWLGTFHSIGGRILRVHAELVQLKSNFTVLDVDDQVRLLKQLLQAENIDDKRWPARMLAGLIDSWKNRGLLPSQVPAAEAASFGNGKGGKIYATYQERLKILNAADFGDLLLENIRLFREHPDVLRGYQNRFKFILVDEYQDTNVAQYLWLRLLSQAPTRPGRALSDVIPGAINTPVIPGRAEGANPESRGDEDSARGSGSAPAAHPGTTESAPPLKNICCVGDDDQSIYGWRGAEVDNILRFEHDFPGAKVIRLERNYRSTGHILAAASHLIAHNEGRLGKTLRTEDVDGEKVTVTGSWDSEEEARAIGEELEELQRAGENLNDVAILVRASFQMREFEDRFVTLGLPYRVIGGPRFYERAEIRDALAYLRTINSPADDLAFERIVNVPKRGLGDATVQMLHDHARKRRIPLFEAARAVVETDELKPKARGSLRDLVMQFDRWRAQSEVTSHTELAEIVLDESGYTEMWQKDRSADAAGRLDNLKELVRSMEEFENLQGFLEHISLVMDRDGEAGEEAVSLMTLHSAKGLEFDNVFLPGWEEGLFPSQRTLDEQGRAGLEEERRLAHVGLTRARRRAKIYFATNRRIHGTWSTTIPSRFLDELPAHNVEITESKGGSGWGGSGGYGASRFDNLESFGSSYTTPGWQRAQANRTRGGGGSRGGFEERQSSFSGSRSGTSSGGGSSRRGPVVIEGELVAKSTGTVSEFSLDDRVFHQKFGYGHVVKVDGNKLTIAFEKAGEKKVVDSFVERA from the coding sequence ATGACCGAAGCCAATAAGCTGCCGCATCACGGCGTTCCCGAGCACCAGCCGCTGGCTGGCGGCATCGCCGCGCGCGCGCGGGCGGCGGCGGGCGGTCCGAACTATCTCAACGGCCTCAATCCGGAGCAGCGCGACGCGGTCGAGACGCTGGACGGCCCGGTGCTGGTGCTGGCCGGCGCCGGCACCGGCAAGACGCGGGTCTTGACCACGCGCATCGCGCACATCCTGAGCCAGGGCCGTGCCCGGCCGCAGGAAATCCTGTCGGTGACCTTCACCAACAAGGCGGCGCGCGAGATGAAGCTGCGGCTCGGCCAGATGCTGGGCCAGGCCGTGGAGGGCATGCCGTGGCTCGGCACCTTCCACTCGATCGGCGGCCGCATCCTGCGCGTTCATGCCGAGCTGGTGCAGCTCAAGTCCAATTTCACGGTGCTCGACGTCGACGACCAGGTGCGGCTGCTCAAGCAATTGCTGCAGGCCGAGAACATCGATGACAAGCGCTGGCCGGCGCGGATGCTGGCCGGCCTGATCGACAGCTGGAAGAACCGCGGCCTGCTGCCCTCCCAGGTGCCGGCGGCGGAGGCGGCCTCGTTCGGCAACGGCAAGGGCGGCAAGATCTACGCGACCTATCAGGAGCGGCTGAAGATCCTGAACGCCGCCGATTTCGGCGATCTGCTCTTGGAGAACATCCGGCTGTTCCGCGAGCACCCGGACGTGCTGCGCGGTTACCAGAACCGCTTCAAGTTCATCCTGGTCGACGAATATCAGGACACCAACGTTGCGCAGTATCTGTGGCTGCGGCTGCTGTCGCAGGCGCCGACGCGGCCGGGGCGTGCGCTGTCCGATGTCATTCCGGGAGCGATCAACACACCCGTCATTCCAGGGCGTGCCGAAGGCGCGAACCCGGAATCCAGAGGTGATGAAGACTCAGCTCGAGGTTCCGGGTCTGCGCCTGCGGCGCATCCCGGAACGACGGAGAGTGCGCCTCCCCTCAAGAACATCTGCTGCGTCGGCGACGACGACCAGTCGATCTATGGCTGGCGCGGCGCCGAGGTCGACAACATCCTGCGCTTCGAGCATGATTTTCCCGGCGCCAAGGTGATCCGCCTCGAGCGCAACTACCGCTCCACTGGCCACATCCTCGCCGCAGCTTCGCATCTGATCGCGCACAACGAAGGCCGGCTCGGCAAGACGCTGCGCACCGAGGATGTCGACGGCGAGAAGGTCACCGTCACAGGCTCCTGGGACTCGGAGGAAGAAGCCCGCGCCATCGGCGAGGAGCTCGAGGAGCTGCAGCGCGCCGGCGAGAACCTCAACGACGTCGCCATTCTGGTCCGCGCCTCGTTCCAGATGCGCGAGTTCGAGGATCGTTTCGTCACGCTCGGCCTGCCCTATCGCGTGATCGGCGGTCCCAGATTCTACGAGCGCGCCGAGATCCGCGACGCACTTGCCTATTTGCGCACCATCAATTCGCCGGCCGACGACCTCGCCTTCGAGCGCATCGTCAACGTGCCGAAGCGCGGCCTCGGCGATGCCACCGTGCAGATGCTGCACGACCACGCCCGCAAGCGCCGCATTCCGCTGTTCGAGGCGGCACGCGCCGTGGTCGAGACCGACGAGCTGAAGCCGAAGGCGCGCGGCTCCTTGCGCGATCTCGTGATGCAGTTCGACCGCTGGCGGGCGCAATCCGAGGTGACCTCGCATACCGAGCTCGCCGAAATCGTGCTCGACGAGAGCGGCTACACCGAGATGTGGCAGAAGGACCGCTCGGCGGACGCCGCCGGCCGGCTCGACAACCTGAAAGAACTGGTCCGCTCGATGGAGGAGTTCGAGAACCTGCAAGGGTTTCTCGAGCACATCTCGCTGGTGATGGACCGCGACGGCGAAGCCGGCGAGGAAGCGGTGTCGCTGATGACGCTGCACTCGGCCAAGGGCCTCGAATTCGACAACGTGTTCCTGCCGGGCTGGGAGGAAGGCCTGTTCCCGAGCCAGCGCACGCTGGATGAGCAGGGGCGCGCCGGGCTCGAAGAGGAGCGCCGCCTCGCCCATGTCGGGCTCACCCGGGCGCGCCGCCGCGCAAAAATCTATTTCGCCACCAACCGCCGTATCCACGGCACCTGGTCGACCACGATCCCGTCGCGCTTCCTCGACGAACTGCCGGCGCACAATGTCGAGATCACCGAATCCAAGGGCGGCTCCGGCTGGGGCGGCTCAGGCGGCTACGGCGCCTCGCGCTTCGACAACCTCGAATCATTCGGCTCCAGCTACACGACCCCGGGCTGGCAGCGCGCCCAGGCCAACCGCACCCGCGGCGGCGGAGGAAGCCGCGGCGGCTTCGAGGAGCGGCAATCGTCGTTTTCGGGGTCGCGCAGCGGTACCTCCTCCGGCGGCGGCTCCAGCCGGCGCGGGCCTGTCGTGATCGAGGGCGAGCTGGTGGCGAAGTCCACCGGCACGGTGTCGGAATTTTCGCTGGACGATCGGGTGTTTCACCAGAAATTCGGCTACGGCCATGTGGTGAAGGTCGACGGCAACAAGCTCACCATCGCCTTCGAAAAGGCCGGCGAGAAGAAGGTCGTCGACAGCTTCGTGGAGCGGGCATGA
- a CDS encoding FAD-binding oxidoreductase, with protein sequence MATTISGNLTRPEPQALKSAVEALAARFGNRLITSQAVREQHAHTTTWLPNQPPDAVVMALETADIQDVVRICAPHRVPVIAFGTGTSLEGQVNAPAGGVCIDLRDMNKVLEVHAEDLDCVIQPGVTRKALNEHLRDQGLFFPIDPGADASLGGMTSTRASGTNAVRYGTMRENVLALKVVRGDGEIITTGTRAKKSSAGYDLTHLFIGAEGTLGIISELTIRLRGIPDTIAAAACSFETVRGACQATILAIQTGIPVARIELLNAAQVKACNNYSKLSLPETPLLLLEFHGSEVEVAEQSKNFRDIAAECGGGDFTWTTKPEDRTKLWQARHDAYWSVKALRTGAGVGVVATDVCVPISRLADCVTETEDDLKRLNLLSPIVGHVGDGNFHCSLVCDVDNADEMARGEEFMHRLVERAQAMGGTCTGEHGIGQGKQKYLKAELGPEALDAMRALKQALDPQNIFNPGKIVPTA encoded by the coding sequence GTGGCGACAACGATTTCGGGCAATCTGACGCGACCCGAGCCGCAGGCTCTGAAAAGCGCTGTTGAAGCGCTGGCGGCGCGGTTCGGCAACCGGCTCATCACGTCACAGGCAGTGCGGGAACAGCATGCCCATACCACGACCTGGCTGCCGAACCAGCCGCCGGATGCGGTGGTGATGGCGCTGGAAACCGCCGATATCCAGGACGTGGTGCGGATCTGTGCGCCGCATCGCGTGCCGGTCATCGCCTTCGGCACCGGCACCTCGCTGGAGGGCCAGGTCAACGCGCCGGCCGGCGGCGTCTGCATCGATTTGCGCGACATGAACAAGGTGCTCGAGGTCCATGCCGAGGACCTCGACTGCGTGATCCAGCCCGGCGTCACCCGCAAGGCGTTGAACGAGCACCTGCGCGACCAGGGCCTGTTCTTCCCGATCGATCCCGGCGCCGATGCCTCGCTCGGCGGCATGACCTCGACCCGCGCCTCCGGCACCAACGCGGTGCGCTACGGCACCATGCGCGAGAATGTGCTGGCGCTCAAAGTCGTGCGCGGCGATGGCGAGATCATCACCACCGGCACGCGGGCGAAGAAGTCGTCGGCCGGCTACGATCTCACGCATCTGTTCATCGGCGCCGAGGGCACGCTCGGCATCATCTCCGAGCTCACCATCCGCCTGCGCGGCATCCCCGACACCATCGCGGCGGCAGCATGTTCGTTCGAGACCGTGCGCGGCGCTTGCCAGGCCACGATCCTGGCGATCCAGACCGGCATTCCCGTGGCGCGGATCGAACTGCTCAACGCAGCGCAGGTCAAGGCGTGCAACAACTATTCGAAACTGTCGCTGCCGGAGACGCCGCTGCTGCTGCTCGAATTCCACGGCAGCGAGGTCGAGGTCGCCGAGCAGTCGAAGAATTTTCGCGACATCGCCGCCGAATGCGGTGGCGGCGACTTCACCTGGACCACCAAGCCGGAGGACCGCACCAAGCTGTGGCAGGCCCGGCACGACGCCTACTGGTCGGTGAAGGCGCTGCGGACCGGCGCCGGTGTCGGCGTGGTCGCCACCGACGTCTGCGTGCCGATCTCGCGACTCGCCGATTGCGTCACCGAGACCGAGGACGATCTCAAGCGCCTCAACCTGCTGTCGCCGATCGTCGGCCATGTCGGCGACGGCAACTTCCACTGCTCGCTGGTTTGCGACGTCGACAATGCGGACGAGATGGCGCGCGGCGAGGAGTTCATGCATCGCCTGGTCGAGCGCGCGCAGGCGATGGGCGGCACCTGCACCGGCGAGCACGGCATCGGGCAGGGCAAGCAGAAATATCTCAAGGCCGAGCTCGGCCCCGAGGCGCTCGACGCGATGCGGGCGCTGAAGCAGGCGCTCGACCCGCAGAATATTTTCAATCCCGGAAAGATCGTGCCGACCGCATGA
- a CDS encoding ABC transporter ATP-binding protein, producing MPPIISVSHLSKTYGSGFKALNDINLEIAKGEIFALLGPNGAGKTTLISIICGIANPSQGTILIDGHNIITDYRAARSMIGLVPQELHTDAFESVWGTVSFSRGLFGKPKNPAYIEKVLKDLSLWDKKDNKIITLSGGMKRRVMIAKALSHEPQILFLDEPTAGVDVELRKGMWEVVRTLQASGVTIILTTHYIEEAEEMADRIGVINKGEIILIENKATLMEKLGKKHLTLQLQNKLDAVPPALAAYHLELSADGRAVTYDYDTKGDRTGITSLLNDLRNAGIRISDLDTKQSSLEDIFVSLVRQV from the coding sequence ATGCCGCCGATCATCTCCGTCTCCCATCTTTCGAAAACCTACGGCTCCGGCTTCAAGGCGCTGAACGACATCAACCTCGAGATCGCCAAGGGCGAGATCTTTGCGCTGCTCGGGCCGAACGGCGCCGGCAAGACCACGTTGATCAGCATCATCTGCGGCATCGCCAATCCGAGCCAGGGCACCATCCTGATCGACGGCCACAACATCATCACGGATTATCGCGCGGCGCGGTCGATGATCGGGCTGGTGCCGCAGGAGCTGCACACCGACGCGTTCGAGTCGGTGTGGGGCACGGTGAGCTTCAGCCGCGGCCTGTTCGGCAAGCCGAAGAATCCCGCCTACATCGAGAAGGTCCTGAAGGACCTCTCGCTGTGGGACAAGAAGGACAACAAGATCATCACCCTGTCCGGCGGCATGAAGCGCCGCGTGATGATCGCGAAGGCGCTGTCGCACGAGCCGCAGATCCTGTTCCTCGACGAGCCCACGGCCGGCGTCGACGTCGAATTGCGCAAGGGCATGTGGGAGGTGGTGCGCACGCTGCAGGCCTCCGGCGTCACCATCATCCTGACCACCCACTACATCGAGGAAGCCGAGGAGATGGCCGACCGGATCGGCGTCATCAACAAGGGCGAGATCATCCTGATCGAGAACAAGGCGACCTTGATGGAGAAGCTCGGCAAGAAGCATCTGACGCTGCAACTGCAAAACAAGCTCGATGCCGTTCCGCCTGCACTGGCCGCCTACCATCTCGAACTGTCCGCCGACGGCCGCGCGGTGACCTACGACTACGACACCAAGGGCGACCGCACCGGCATCACCAGCCTGCTCAACGACCTCCGCAATGCCGGGATCCGGATCTCCGATCTCGACACCAAGCAGTCTTCGCTGGAAGACATCTTCGTCAGCCTGGTGCGGCAAGTTTGA
- a CDS encoding glycosyl hydrolase family 17 protein — MRSNVSASHIDDIRQIGPARKTELVSLRTPLTLLLISLGAIGAVWWWLGIPIRLAHAPIDPDNKVQCISYAPFRDNQTSLSPATQVSREQIAEDLAQLARISNCIRTYATDLGLDQIPELAAKAGLKVIQGIFLDRDRPKNATQIATAIRLARQYPDTIIALVVGNEVLLRKEMSASDLAATIRAIKAQVSVPVTYADVWEFWLANRELGDAVDFVTVHILPYWENIPIPAEQAAAHADEIRRQVASAFPGKEIFIGEVGWPSEGRMREKSLASPVNQARVVSEVLDLARREHFRVNLFEAYDESWKREIEGTIGGYWGLFDSEQRALKYPPDVPISNFPRWRLQMYAGMALAILVFAAAWLTLGRKPRQSGLVAWLAVGLSATTAGILFGVAAQKMVYESYGTGGWLLWGSLLAAATVSPLFGANAIMAGRTSPSFLDVLGPRGIQTESILASLHGVVWMVVVVIGTAIALGLVFDPRFIDFPFASLTIAAVPFAAATLLNPARKGSRPMAESLFTGIFVFAAVYVGLNEGPANWQSLWTCAAFILLAVTLWRARASIA; from the coding sequence ATGCGGTCCAACGTGTCCGCCTCGCATATTGACGACATCAGGCAGATCGGTCCCGCAAGGAAGACGGAATTGGTGTCCCTTCGCACCCCACTGACGCTTCTTCTGATCTCCCTGGGCGCGATCGGCGCGGTGTGGTGGTGGCTGGGCATTCCCATCCGCCTGGCCCACGCGCCCATTGATCCGGACAACAAGGTTCAATGCATCTCCTACGCACCCTTCCGCGATAATCAGACGTCACTCTCACCGGCGACGCAGGTGTCGCGCGAACAGATCGCCGAAGATCTCGCGCAACTTGCGAGGATCTCCAACTGTATCCGCACCTATGCGACCGATCTCGGTCTCGATCAGATTCCCGAGCTTGCGGCCAAGGCGGGGCTGAAGGTCATCCAGGGCATTTTCCTCGATCGCGACCGGCCGAAGAACGCAACGCAGATCGCAACGGCGATACGGCTCGCCCGGCAATATCCTGACACGATCATCGCGCTGGTGGTCGGCAACGAGGTTCTGCTGCGCAAGGAGATGTCGGCCTCCGACCTCGCCGCCACGATCCGCGCGATCAAGGCGCAGGTCAGCGTGCCCGTCACCTATGCCGATGTCTGGGAGTTCTGGCTGGCCAATCGCGAGCTCGGTGACGCCGTCGATTTCGTCACGGTTCATATCCTGCCCTATTGGGAGAACATCCCGATCCCGGCAGAGCAGGCGGCCGCGCATGCCGACGAGATTCGCCGGCAGGTCGCGTCGGCTTTTCCGGGCAAGGAAATCTTCATCGGAGAAGTCGGCTGGCCGAGCGAAGGGCGGATGCGCGAAAAGTCGCTGGCGTCGCCGGTCAATCAGGCCCGCGTGGTCTCGGAGGTGCTCGACCTTGCCCGGCGCGAGCATTTCCGGGTCAATTTGTTCGAAGCCTATGATGAATCCTGGAAGCGCGAGATCGAGGGCACGATCGGCGGCTATTGGGGCCTGTTCGATTCCGAGCAGCGCGCCCTGAAATATCCGCCCGACGTTCCCATCAGCAATTTTCCGCGCTGGCGGCTGCAAATGTACGCCGGAATGGCGCTGGCGATCCTGGTCTTCGCTGCGGCATGGCTGACCTTGGGCCGCAAGCCCAGGCAGAGCGGGCTCGTCGCGTGGCTTGCGGTCGGACTGTCGGCGACGACAGCAGGTATCCTGTTCGGCGTGGCCGCGCAGAAAATGGTCTACGAAAGTTATGGCACGGGTGGCTGGCTGCTGTGGGGCTCGCTGCTGGCGGCGGCAACGGTGTCGCCGCTCTTTGGCGCCAATGCAATCATGGCGGGCCGGACATCGCCGAGCTTTCTGGACGTGTTGGGTCCGCGGGGCATCCAGACCGAGTCGATCCTCGCGAGCCTGCATGGGGTGGTCTGGATGGTCGTCGTCGTGATCGGCACGGCGATCGCGCTCGGCCTGGTGTTCGACCCGCGCTTCATCGATTTTCCCTTCGCGTCGCTGACCATCGCGGCAGTGCCATTTGCGGCCGCAACGCTGCTCAATCCTGCCAGAAAGGGCAGCCGCCCGATGGCGGAATCGCTGTTCACGGGGATTTTTGTTTTCGCGGCGGTCTATGTCGGGCTCAACGAAGGGCCAGCCAACTGGCAGTCGTTGTGGACCTGCGCCGCCTTCATCCTGCTTGCGGTGACGCTGTGGCGGGCGCGTGCATCAATTGCCTAG
- a CDS encoding ABC transporter permease produces the protein MNFRAIRAIYLFEMARTWRTLLQSIVSPVVSTSLYFVVFGAAIGSRITEVEGVSYGTFIVPGLVMLSVLTQSISNASFGIYFPKFAGTIYEILSAPISYFEIVLGYVGAAATKSIILGLIILATAGLFVPLHINHPIWMLTFLVLTAVTFSLFGFIIGIWADGFEKLQMIPMLVVTPLTFLGGSFYSVNMLPSGWRTITLFNPVVYLISGFRWSFFEIADVSVAVSLGMTVAFLVLCMVIVAWIFRTGYRLKN, from the coding sequence ATGAATTTCCGCGCGATCCGGGCCATCTATCTGTTCGAAATGGCGCGCACCTGGCGCACGCTGCTGCAGAGCATCGTCTCGCCCGTGGTCTCGACCTCGCTGTATTTCGTGGTGTTCGGCGCCGCGATCGGCTCGCGCATCACCGAGGTCGAAGGCGTCAGCTACGGCACGTTCATCGTGCCCGGGCTCGTGATGCTGTCGGTCTTGACCCAGAGCATCTCGAATGCCTCGTTCGGCATCTACTTCCCGAAATTCGCCGGCACCATCTACGAGATCCTGTCGGCCCCGATCTCCTATTTCGAGATCGTGCTCGGCTATGTCGGCGCCGCCGCCACCAAGTCGATCATCCTCGGGCTGATCATCCTGGCGACCGCCGGGCTATTCGTTCCGCTGCATATCAATCATCCGATCTGGATGCTGACCTTCCTGGTGCTGACCGCCGTCACCTTCAGCCTGTTCGGCTTCATCATCGGCATCTGGGCCGACGGCTTCGAGAAGCTGCAGATGATCCCGATGCTGGTGGTGACGCCGCTGACCTTCCTCGGCGGCAGCTTCTATTCGGTGAACATGCTGCCGTCAGGCTGGCGCACCATCACCCTGTTCAATCCGGTGGTCTACCTGATCTCGGGCTTCCGCTGGAGCTTCTTCGAGATCGCCGACGTCAGCGTCGCGGTCAGCCTCGGCATGACCGTGGCCTTCCTGGTGCTCTGCATGGTCATCGTGGCCTGGATTTTCCGGACCGGTTATCGGCTGAAGAATTGA
- a CDS encoding type II toxin-antitoxin system HicB family antitoxin, producing MAHYVAIIEDAGPDHAIGVWFPDLPGCTSAGDDIDEALRNAPEALELYAEALQTDGKALPRPRTLTELKTDPEVADDLRTYIVALVGLPARAHAAE from the coding sequence TTGGCCCATTACGTCGCCATCATCGAGGATGCTGGACCGGACCACGCCATCGGCGTCTGGTTTCCGGACTTGCCCGGCTGCACATCCGCCGGAGATGATATCGACGAAGCGCTACGCAACGCCCCGGAAGCCCTTGAGCTTTACGCCGAGGCCCTGCAGACGGACGGCAAGGCATTGCCGCGCCCGAGAACGCTGACCGAACTGAAGACTGATCCAGAGGTCGCCGACGACCTGAGGACGTACATTGTCGCGTTGGTGGGATTACCGGCCAGGGCCCACGCCGCAGAATAG
- a CDS encoding thioesterase family protein, whose translation MPLPPAPFKSSLMQIEPQWIDYNGHLNMAYYNVMFDRAIDEMWLQIGIGPAYMRERHCSTFTAECHVRYLREIHLGDPVQVSVYLLGADEKRLHTFEELRHATEGWLSATSENLTLHIDMAARKVAPFPSDIRARANAIVDGCAGVARPQGIGRNIAMPSK comes from the coding sequence ATGCCGCTGCCGCCGGCCCCGTTCAAATCGTCGCTGATGCAGATCGAGCCGCAATGGATCGACTATAACGGCCATCTCAACATGGCCTATTACAATGTGATGTTCGATCGCGCCATCGACGAGATGTGGCTGCAGATCGGGATCGGGCCGGCCTACATGCGGGAACGGCACTGCTCGACCTTCACCGCCGAATGCCATGTGCGCTATTTGCGCGAGATCCATCTCGGCGATCCCGTGCAGGTCTCGGTCTATCTGCTCGGCGCCGACGAGAAGCGGCTGCATACATTCGAGGAGCTGCGCCACGCCACCGAGGGCTGGCTGTCGGCGACGTCGGAGAACCTGACGCTGCATATCGACATGGCAGCGCGCAAGGTAGCGCCGTTTCCATCGGACATCCGTGCCCGCGCAAATGCGATCGTGGACGGCTGCGCCGGTGTGGCGCGGCCCCAGGGCATCGGCCGCAACATCGCGATGCCCTCGAAGTAG